A window of the Brumimicrobium sp. genome harbors these coding sequences:
- a CDS encoding DUF4160 domain-containing protein, which translates to MPRLYEYVGIYILFHSAEHRPVHVHAKYNDCEVKVSFYTKDGKIVRTTYTKIKGMKDFPPSKLKQLKNLINMEKYNILATWNDFFILNKKVKTRVITKNDLK; encoded by the coding sequence ATGCCAAGACTATACGAATATGTAGGAATATACATCTTATTCCATAGTGCAGAACACCGACCTGTACACGTTCACGCAAAGTACAATGATTGTGAAGTGAAAGTATCGTTCTATACCAAAGACGGTAAGATTGTAAGAACAACCTACACTAAAATTAAAGGAATGAAAGACTTTCCTCCTTCAAAATTAAAGCAACTCAAAAATTTAATAAATATGGAAAAATACAATATCTTAGCCACATGGAATGATTTCTTCATTCTGAATAAAAAGGTAAAAACAAGAGTAATAACCAAAAACGACTTGAAATGA
- a CDS encoding DUF2442 domain-containing protein has translation MKIVEVKYIKDYILECHFEDGKVVTANFSDFLHNAKNPMTTQFLDKERFAKVQLFYGDLTWEDGQMDISCRSIRKGDF, from the coding sequence ATGAAAATCGTAGAAGTAAAATACATCAAGGATTACATTTTGGAGTGCCATTTCGAAGATGGTAAGGTTGTTACTGCCAATTTCTCTGATTTTCTACATAACGCTAAAAACCCAATGACAACACAGTTCTTAGATAAAGAACGATTTGCCAAGGTACAGTTGTTTTATGGAGATTTAACTTGGGAAGATGGACAAATGGACATTTCTTGTAGATCCATTAGAAAAGGAGATTTCTAA
- a CDS encoding DUF6371 domain-containing protein, producing the protein MKFEFEKSPAKKGECPSCRHKDTFRFYEDLPRQYGKCDRENNCGYFNNPHEESYEVQAELANIEIKKPKTKEPKQIFLKADQVKDTINNQTSDFHLYLYGHALVDLTHLTKWNVGTDKFGNTCFIISDKKNIYNVKTIKYADNCKRDKAKYPFYLKAPKGKKYSRCLYGAHLLDNDKKKTVCLVESEKTAVLAAAQYPTFDWLATGGSNGLTGETISVLYGRKIYYLCDADKAGRNNSTIDKLKAYKQNFKVVDLFPNRTDGYDLADYILNDFLFDKKQLPEIKEPEEQIKTPTTPGSIWEMVEDFITERYEIHANEVSNKVEIRPKDEPEAKFEELNENDVYRELAINHINFSLGKLKAMLGSTFVPKFNPIIDYFENLKPYDPKTEPDYIMQLQEYLPVPEDDREFLKVQFKKMFVRSVACSAYGQINKQAFILVHDGQNSGKSTFCRWLCPPILESYITENPNLDKDGLISMCTNFIVNLDEVGKTFNKAEINQLKSVLSKDVFKGRLPYAARETRLIRRANFVGSTNESQFLNDETGSVRWLCFELTEKINFDYKKDIDINRVWAQAYYLYHNQFKYDITITEIAENERRNKKFTVRSVEQELIQRFFFPPNMNNYRDNTFAEQDIYFKTATDVKLILSQKAPMERTHESRIGKALHALGFKIVSKRSEGYDYPRWGYYIVEKGS; encoded by the coding sequence ATGAAGTTTGAATTTGAAAAATCCCCGGCAAAGAAAGGTGAATGCCCGAGTTGCCGACATAAAGATACGTTTCGTTTTTACGAAGATCTGCCACGTCAATATGGTAAATGCGACCGTGAAAACAATTGTGGTTATTTTAACAATCCACATGAAGAATCTTATGAAGTACAAGCAGAACTTGCCAATATTGAAATTAAAAAGCCAAAAACAAAAGAACCTAAACAAATCTTTCTAAAAGCGGACCAGGTAAAAGACACAATTAATAACCAAACAAGTGATTTTCATCTGTATTTATATGGTCACGCCCTGGTTGATTTAACCCATTTAACAAAATGGAATGTGGGTACAGATAAATTTGGGAATACGTGCTTTATTATTTCAGATAAGAAGAATATTTACAACGTAAAAACCATTAAATATGCAGACAACTGTAAACGTGATAAAGCCAAGTATCCATTTTACCTAAAAGCACCAAAAGGAAAGAAATACAGTCGTTGTTTGTACGGAGCTCATTTATTGGATAATGACAAAAAGAAAACGGTTTGTTTAGTGGAAAGCGAAAAAACAGCCGTATTAGCAGCTGCACAATATCCTACTTTTGATTGGTTGGCCACAGGAGGTTCTAATGGCTTAACAGGAGAAACAATATCTGTGTTGTATGGCCGAAAGATTTATTACTTATGCGATGCCGATAAAGCAGGTAGGAATAATTCAACTATCGACAAACTAAAAGCCTATAAACAAAATTTTAAAGTCGTTGATTTATTTCCAAACCGAACAGACGGCTACGACTTAGCAGATTATATTTTAAATGATTTCCTGTTTGACAAAAAACAACTACCTGAAATCAAAGAACCGGAAGAGCAGATAAAAACACCAACCACTCCAGGAAGTATTTGGGAAATGGTCGAAGACTTTATAACAGAACGTTATGAGATTCATGCCAACGAAGTTTCCAATAAAGTAGAGATACGACCTAAAGATGAACCCGAAGCAAAGTTTGAAGAGTTAAATGAAAATGATGTTTACCGTGAACTAGCTATTAATCATATTAATTTCTCATTAGGTAAACTCAAAGCAATGCTTGGAAGTACGTTTGTACCTAAATTCAATCCAATTATAGACTATTTTGAAAATTTAAAGCCTTATGATCCCAAAACGGAACCTGATTATATCATGCAGCTTCAAGAATATCTACCAGTTCCAGAAGATGACCGAGAATTTTTAAAAGTACAATTCAAAAAGATGTTTGTCAGAAGCGTAGCGTGCAGTGCTTATGGTCAAATAAACAAGCAAGCATTTATCCTGGTGCATGATGGTCAAAATAGTGGTAAATCAACCTTTTGCCGTTGGCTTTGTCCTCCTATTTTAGAAAGTTACATTACAGAAAATCCCAATTTAGATAAAGACGGGTTAATTTCCATGTGTACTAATTTCATAGTTAATCTGGACGAAGTTGGAAAAACGTTCAACAAAGCAGAAATCAACCAATTAAAATCTGTTCTTTCTAAAGATGTATTCAAAGGCCGTTTACCGTATGCAGCTCGAGAGACAAGATTAATTAGACGTGCCAATTTCGTAGGAAGCACAAATGAAAGTCAGTTTTTAAATGATGAAACAGGATCAGTGCGTTGGTTATGTTTTGAATTAACAGAAAAAATAAATTTTGACTATAAAAAGGATATTGATATTAACCGTGTTTGGGCACAGGCTTACTATTTATATCACAATCAATTCAAATACGATATTACCATTACAGAAATAGCCGAAAACGAACGTAGAAACAAGAAATTTACTGTACGTTCAGTAGAACAGGAACTCATTCAACGTTTCTTTTTCCCTCCAAACATGAATAATTATAGAGATAATACATTCGCAGAACAGGATATATATTTCAAAACAGCAACAGATGTTAAGCTAATCTTATCACAAAAAGCACCGATGGAACGAACTCATGAATCCAGAATAGGAAAAGCACTTCATGCCCTGGGCTTCAAAATCGTAAGCAAACGATCAGAAGGATACGACTACCCTCGATGGGGATATTATATTGTAGAAAAAGGAAGTTAA
- a CDS encoding Fic family protein, which yields MKKIILNSDLLNDYKKHQRYSLSKHFNKLRKTETDTYLFAFTRSSIFSTMIEGSSIDLDNYLFNKETNHQSKEMDQVDDLIKAYEFAKTHAFNFENVLKAHTILSANSDISERYKGKIRDKEVSIRNWMGVSIYQGCLVKNLKQELDIFFDEINKIKKRKDLTYNEKFFYASMAHLAFVNIHPFADGNGRTSRLIEKWVLSGLIQDKNVWRIPSEVNYWIKREEYYKNLRKQGGSYDEINYKKSIDFLLMLPASFSLSKRFYK from the coding sequence ATGAAGAAAATAATATTAAATAGTGATTTACTAAATGATTATAAGAAGCATCAAAGATATTCTTTGTCGAAACACTTCAATAAATTAAGAAAAACTGAAACAGATACTTATTTGTTCGCTTTTACACGTAGTTCTATTTTCTCTACAATGATTGAGGGCAGTAGCATTGATTTAGATAATTATTTATTTAATAAAGAAACGAATCATCAAAGCAAAGAAATGGATCAAGTAGATGATTTAATTAAAGCTTATGAATTTGCGAAGACTCATGCTTTTAATTTCGAAAATGTATTGAAAGCACACACGATTCTAAGCGCTAATTCAGATATATCCGAAAGGTATAAAGGAAAAATAAGAGACAAGGAAGTAAGTATAAGAAACTGGATGGGGGTTTCTATATATCAAGGATGTTTAGTAAAGAATTTAAAGCAAGAATTAGATATTTTCTTTGATGAGATCAATAAAATAAAGAAACGAAAAGACTTAACTTATAATGAAAAATTCTTTTATGCTTCCATGGCTCATTTAGCGTTTGTAAATATTCATCCATTTGCAGACGGAAATGGCAGAACCTCTCGTTTAATAGAAAAGTGGGTTTTAAGTGGATTAATTCAAGATAAGAATGTATGGAGAATACCCAGTGAAGTGAATTATTGGATTAAACGGGAAGAATATTATAAAAACTTACGAAAACAAGGCGGTTCTTATGATGAAATTAATTACAAGAAATCAATTGATTTTTTATTAATGCTTCCCGCATCATTTAGTCTTTCCAAACGATTTTATAAATAG
- a CDS encoding Txe/YoeB family addiction module toxin — protein sequence MGQYKIEYTSTALDDLSKHKKVGNKTTMNKIQRFIEELKVHPETGTGKVEQLTGNLTGFWSRRINSKDRLVYKIEKHIVTVVIISAIGHYGDK from the coding sequence ATGGGACAGTATAAAATAGAATATACTTCCACAGCATTAGATGATTTATCTAAACATAAGAAGGTTGGAAATAAAACAACCATGAATAAAATTCAAAGATTTATTGAAGAATTAAAAGTTCATCCAGAGACAGGAACTGGCAAAGTAGAGCAACTAACAGGGAATTTAACAGGATTCTGGTCTCGCAGAATTAACAGCAAAGATAGACTTGTGTATAAAATAGAAAAGCACATAGTAACTGTTGTTATCATTTCTGCAATTGGTCATTATGGAGATAAATAA
- a CDS encoding type II toxin-antitoxin system RelE/ParE family toxin, producing MNVTFDKSFDKSLDKLKNQQIKSRISKIIEKCETANKLTDIPNLKKMTSFTSYYRIKIGDYRVGIEFDGTTIDFVIVAHRKDIYKVFP from the coding sequence ATGAATGTGACATTTGATAAAAGTTTTGATAAAAGTCTTGACAAACTTAAAAACCAACAAATAAAAAGCCGAATTTCAAAAATTATTGAAAAATGTGAGACTGCTAATAAACTCACTGATATTCCTAACTTAAAAAAGATGACTTCCTTCACTTCTTATTATAGAATAAAAATCGGAGATTATCGTGTAGGAATAGAATTTGACGGAACAACTATTGACTTTGTTATAGTTGCTCATCGAAAAGATATTTATAAAGTCTTTCCATAA
- a CDS encoding site-specific integrase yields the protein MKIKILFNRKKKLNTQKMAVIEVEVYVSRNLRFIKSTGIYLEPKYWDENKSRIKNNHPQAPELNYRLINFKNELERQYISEYYPYGYFKAEKKKRFFYEYFENEVMFIHNENLSVGTKRIYTRTLKYLKKFRPIDFPIEEVDIAFLQSFNLYLTKQKGLANNGRHSLFTKIRKVMRAATLDDIITPGQDPFLKGFKIREIEPEKTSLTLKELTDLEELDMTLRPELILTRDMFLFQCYTSLRYGDVSTLTQDNFDLLENNKIRLHYIPQKTKNVNNKRISWIITDFWNGKADAIIKKYLDGPGMFFKISNEYYNRQLKELQRFAEIKTVLTSHLARKTCITLLINDYGLDIAKTQMIAGHSKIEMTRRYLKIDERDLSEAAKKIEW from the coding sequence ATGAAGATTAAAATTTTATTCAACAGAAAGAAAAAACTCAATACCCAAAAAATGGCAGTTATTGAGGTAGAAGTGTATGTTTCAAGAAATTTAAGATTTATAAAATCTACTGGAATTTATTTAGAGCCTAAATATTGGGATGAAAATAAATCCCGGATTAAAAATAATCATCCACAAGCTCCAGAATTAAATTATCGTTTAATCAATTTCAAGAATGAACTCGAGCGACAATATATTTCTGAATATTATCCTTATGGATACTTTAAGGCCGAAAAGAAGAAACGTTTCTTTTATGAATATTTTGAAAACGAGGTAATGTTTATTCATAATGAAAATTTATCGGTTGGAACAAAACGGATTTATACCAGGACCTTAAAATATCTAAAAAAGTTTAGGCCAATAGATTTCCCTATTGAGGAAGTGGATATAGCATTCCTGCAAAGCTTTAATTTATATCTAACAAAACAAAAAGGACTTGCTAATAATGGACGTCATTCCTTGTTTACCAAAATCAGAAAGGTTATGCGAGCTGCAACTTTAGATGATATCATCACTCCTGGCCAGGATCCTTTTCTGAAAGGTTTTAAAATTAGAGAGATTGAACCCGAAAAAACGAGTTTAACGCTGAAAGAACTTACGGATCTTGAGGAGTTAGATATGACTTTACGTCCGGAGCTTATTCTTACCCGGGACATGTTTTTATTTCAATGTTATACTAGTTTAAGATACGGAGATGTATCTACTTTAACACAAGATAATTTTGATCTGTTAGAGAATAATAAGATTAGATTACATTACATTCCCCAAAAAACAAAGAATGTAAACAATAAAAGAATCTCTTGGATTATTACTGACTTTTGGAATGGTAAAGCGGATGCTATTATTAAAAAGTATCTGGATGGACCAGGGATGTTTTTTAAGATTTCCAACGAGTATTACAATCGGCAATTAAAAGAGCTGCAAAGATTTGCTGAAATAAAGACCGTGTTAACATCTCACTTGGCTAGAAAAACCTGTATAACTTTACTTATCAATGATTACGGTTTGGATATTGCAAAAACACAGATGATTGCAGGACATTCAAAAATAGAAATGACACGACGTTATTTGAAAATTGATGAAAGAGATTTAAGCGAAGCTGCAAAGAAGATTGAATGGTAA
- a CDS encoding PAS domain-containing protein yields MGQIDHEKIVRLLPTYVVIMDCNEEIVYINKTADYIRREDIVGLKFKDFVKEEGYEYYSNLIQDFFKSGKPIHLDIEYNIEWENRQFRAYFTPFEIVDGKVTKALVLNVDNRSFIQTQELAEINEFKFKTIVDNIPDDVLQVDENYVIQFHNKVRTLGEPRRLKLIGRNLLDFVPDEKYKEFLKKNFEKAAATGKPQEYEVMGYDEVNKDRWYRATCNAIIKEDKVLGYILHTFDITTQKLEHLKTKEFNEFLEKMVEERSSELKKANEEIKLLLKETHHRVKNNLQIINSLLNLQSRVSNKEAKDAIELSQNRIQSMALIHEMLYKTDNLSSIKIKDYLETLTRMHVMNFSIGKEIQYKINTSSSIQKVDMDFLIPIGLLINELISNSLKYAFKDAKSPIIEISLEAQDISKNQIYNALLTYKDNGSGFLVNENDDEDNGLGTMLIESFVDQLDGVYQILPSEKGVYYEFKFNL; encoded by the coding sequence ATGGGGCAGATTGACCATGAGAAGATTGTGAGATTATTACCAACTTATGTTGTAATAATGGATTGTAATGAGGAGATTGTTTATATTAATAAAACTGCCGATTATATAAGACGGGAAGATATTGTTGGACTGAAGTTTAAAGATTTTGTAAAAGAAGAAGGATATGAATACTATTCTAATTTAATTCAAGATTTTTTTAAATCAGGAAAACCAATTCATTTAGATATAGAATATAATATCGAATGGGAAAATAGACAGTTTAGGGCTTATTTCACTCCTTTTGAAATTGTTGATGGGAAAGTCACTAAGGCTCTGGTGTTAAATGTTGACAATAGAAGTTTTATTCAGACACAAGAACTAGCAGAAATCAATGAGTTTAAGTTTAAGACGATAGTAGATAATATTCCTGATGATGTTTTACAAGTTGATGAAAATTACGTAATTCAATTTCACAACAAAGTAAGAACTTTAGGAGAACCTCGTAGACTAAAATTAATAGGAAGAAATTTGTTGGATTTTGTTCCTGATGAAAAGTATAAGGAATTTTTAAAGAAGAATTTTGAAAAAGCAGCAGCTACGGGTAAACCTCAAGAATATGAAGTGATGGGGTATGATGAGGTGAATAAAGACCGTTGGTATAGAGCTACTTGTAACGCTATTATAAAAGAAGATAAAGTATTGGGGTATATTCTTCATACGTTTGATATTACAACTCAAAAATTAGAACATTTAAAAACAAAAGAATTCAATGAATTTCTTGAAAAAATGGTGGAAGAGAGGAGTTCTGAATTAAAAAAAGCGAACGAAGAAATCAAACTGTTACTCAAAGAAACCCACCATAGAGTTAAGAACAATCTACAAATTATTAATAGCCTTTTAAACCTTCAAAGTAGAGTTTCTAATAAAGAAGCTAAAGATGCGATTGAATTATCTCAAAACCGTATCCAGTCAATGGCTTTAATTCATGAAATGTTATATAAAACAGATAATCTATCTTCTATAAAAATTAAAGATTATCTAGAAACTCTTACTCGTATGCATGTGATGAATTTTAGTATTGGAAAGGAAATTCAATATAAAATCAATACTTCATCATCTATTCAGAAAGTAGATATGGATTTTTTAATCCCCATTGGTCTTCTGATTAATGAATTGATATCCAACTCTTTAAAATATGCTTTTAAGGATGCAAAATCACCGATTATCGAAATCTCATTAGAAGCACAAGATATATCTAAAAATCAGATTTATAATGCCTTACTGACTTATAAAGATAATGGATCAGGTTTCTTAGTCAATGAAAATGATGATGAAGATAATGGCCTTGGGACTATGCTAATAGAAAGTTTTGTAGACCAATTAGATGGGGTATATCAAATTCTCCCTTCAGAGAAAGGAGTTTATTATGAATTCAAATTTAATTTATAG
- a CDS encoding ATP-dependent Clp protease adaptor ClpS, with the protein MFNTDTETLYEEDVLLEEVAEHNLIVFNDDVNTFDHVIESLIKVCEHDPIQAEQCAMIIHYNGKCDVKAGEYRELAKMCTSLLDRGISAEVF; encoded by the coding sequence ATGTTTAATACAGATACTGAAACACTTTACGAAGAAGATGTTCTTTTAGAAGAAGTTGCTGAGCACAATCTAATTGTATTTAATGATGATGTAAACACATTTGATCATGTCATTGAATCTTTGATTAAGGTTTGTGAACACGATCCAATCCAGGCTGAGCAGTGCGCTATGATTATTCACTACAATGGAAAGTGTGATGTTAAAGCTGGTGAATATAGAGAATTAGCTAAAATGTGTACTTCATTATTAGATAGAGGTATTTCTGCTGAAGTCTTTTAA
- a CDS encoding M42 family metallopeptidase, with the protein MAKGITKESVKFLEKYLNNASPTGFEYNGQKMWLDYIKPYIDDYMVDNYGTVVGVVNPKAEYKVVIEAHADEISWFVHYITDDGFIYVKRNGGSDHMIAPSKRVNIHTDKGIVKAVFGWPAIHTRHEKDPAPTKSNITLDCGCDSKAEVEKLGVHIGCVATFEDEFMILNKNRFVGRALDNRIGGFMIAQVARLLKESKTKLPFGLYIVNSVQEEIGLRGAEMIAHRIKPDVAIVTDVCHDTSTPLIDKKIEGDYKNGLGPVLTYGPAVQNNLLKHIIKAAEEEKIPFQRIVASRSTGTDTDAFAYSNEGVTSALISLPLRYMHTTVEMVHEKDVENTIQLILASVKRIKNKQDFRYFK; encoded by the coding sequence ATGGCGAAAGGGATAACAAAAGAAAGCGTAAAATTTTTAGAAAAATATTTAAATAATGCATCACCTACGGGGTTTGAATATAATGGGCAAAAAATGTGGTTAGATTACATCAAGCCATATATTGATGATTATATGGTAGATAATTATGGGACTGTTGTTGGGGTCGTTAACCCAAAAGCAGAATACAAAGTAGTTATCGAAGCTCATGCAGATGAAATCTCCTGGTTTGTGCATTACATCACAGATGATGGATTTATTTACGTAAAACGTAACGGTGGCTCTGACCACATGATAGCTCCATCTAAACGTGTAAATATACATACAGATAAAGGGATTGTGAAAGCTGTATTTGGCTGGCCAGCAATTCATACTCGTCATGAGAAAGACCCTGCACCAACTAAAAGTAACATCACTTTAGATTGTGGATGCGATTCCAAAGCAGAAGTTGAAAAACTAGGCGTACACATTGGTTGTGTTGCCACATTTGAGGATGAATTTATGATTCTAAATAAGAATCGCTTTGTTGGACGTGCACTTGACAATAGAATTGGTGGATTTATGATAGCACAAGTAGCTCGTTTACTTAAAGAATCAAAAACAAAACTTCCTTTTGGTTTATATATCGTCAATTCAGTTCAAGAAGAGATTGGTTTACGTGGTGCTGAAATGATTGCTCACAGAATTAAACCTGATGTGGCAATTGTTACCGATGTTTGTCACGATACGAGTACTCCACTCATCGATAAGAAGATTGAAGGAGATTATAAGAATGGATTGGGTCCAGTACTTACTTATGGTCCAGCTGTACAAAACAATCTTTTAAAGCACATCATCAAAGCTGCAGAAGAAGAAAAAATACCGTTCCAACGCATTGTTGCGTCTCGTTCTACCGGAACAGATACAGATGCTTTTGCATACAGTAACGAAGGAGTTACATCTGCATTAATTTCATTGCCTTTACGTTATATGCATACAACCGTAGAAATGGTGCATGAGAAAGATGTTGAAAATACGATTCAGTTGATTCTTGCATCTGTAAAGAGAATTAAGAATAAACAGGATTTTAGATATTTTAAGTAG
- a CDS encoding DUF368 domain-containing protein yields MQEKRTILQYLGITLRGIGMGAADVVPGVSGGTIAFITGIYEELITSISNINLDAFKKLKEEGIRSSWKHVNGNFFVALISGIAIAALSLSRVITYLLDNQPILVWSFFFGLILGSIQLILKDIKKWDLLSVLGLLAGTGIAAYISLIHSVGTGGSLWYIFLSGAIGICAMILPGISGAFILVLMGSYRTIMDGIKNFDIVLIAVFAFGCLVGILSFSRLLKYLFKHYENLVLMILSGFLVGSLLTIWPWKNPIGDAPVVIHSDGKEDWMMGNVLPADYIGDSLLFYALLAALIGYLLIVVMAKFAPKNSK; encoded by the coding sequence ATGCAAGAAAAAAGAACAATCCTACAATATCTTGGAATTACATTGAGAGGGATAGGAATGGGGGCTGCAGATGTAGTTCCAGGTGTTTCAGGTGGGACCATTGCCTTTATTACGGGTATTTATGAAGAACTAATTACAAGTATTAGTAATATAAATCTGGATGCATTTAAAAAACTAAAAGAAGAGGGGATACGCTCTTCATGGAAGCATGTTAACGGTAATTTCTTTGTAGCTTTAATATCCGGTATAGCAATCGCAGCTTTGTCTCTTTCTCGTGTGATTACTTATTTATTGGATAATCAACCTATACTGGTATGGTCATTTTTCTTCGGTTTGATCTTGGGAAGTATTCAATTGATTCTTAAAGACATTAAAAAATGGGATTTGTTATCCGTTCTTGGATTGCTAGCAGGAACTGGTATAGCGGCATATATCTCCCTTATTCATAGTGTTGGAACAGGTGGTAGCTTATGGTATATTTTTCTAAGTGGAGCAATTGGAATCTGTGCAATGATTTTGCCAGGTATCAGTGGTGCATTTATTTTAGTTTTAATGGGGTCTTACAGAACTATAATGGATGGTATTAAGAATTTTGATATTGTATTAATTGCAGTATTTGCATTTGGATGCTTAGTGGGCATATTATCTTTTAGTCGCTTATTAAAATATTTATTCAAACACTATGAAAACCTTGTGCTAATGATTCTTTCTGGATTCTTAGTAGGTTCATTGCTAACCATCTGGCCTTGGAAAAACCCCATAGGAGATGCGCCTGTGGTTATACACTCCGATGGAAAAGAAGATTGGATGATGGGAAATGTTTTACCTGCTGATTATATAGGGGATTCCTTATTGTTTTATGCTCTTTTAGCAGCATTAATCGGTTATCTCTTAATTGTAGTTATGGCAAAATTTGCACCTAAGAATTCAAAATAG
- a CDS encoding shikimate dehydrogenase, translated as MCSEEVIKYGLIGKTLGHSFSKSFFNEKFDSSKITAIYENIELEDEEALKKWMNDHLFEYKGLNVTIPYKETVLPLLDELSDEVKAVGAVNTILINNGKTIGYNTDVYGFRQAIKPFFRNVHERALILGTGGASKAVAYVLKNLGVSVSYLSRNPKNDNEFHYNQANEVMVNAFKMIVNCTPVGMFPDVEQTPDFPIDLVGEDHLVIDLIYNPQETIFLKQAREHGADILNGLSMLQHQAIKAWEIWNA; from the coding sequence ATGTGTTCAGAGGAAGTCATAAAATATGGTCTGATAGGAAAAACCTTAGGACATTCTTTTTCTAAAAGCTTTTTCAATGAGAAATTTGACTCCTCAAAGATAACTGCCATATACGAGAACATTGAATTAGAAGATGAAGAGGCTTTGAAAAAATGGATGAATGATCATCTGTTTGAATACAAGGGACTCAATGTGACAATTCCATATAAAGAAACAGTTCTTCCTTTGTTAGATGAACTAAGTGATGAAGTCAAAGCGGTTGGAGCTGTAAATACAATCTTAATAAACAATGGGAAAACGATTGGGTACAATACAGATGTCTATGGTTTTCGTCAAGCTATCAAACCTTTTTTTCGAAATGTTCATGAACGTGCATTAATTCTAGGAACAGGTGGCGCATCAAAAGCGGTGGCTTATGTACTAAAGAACTTGGGAGTAAGTGTTTCTTATCTTTCTCGAAATCCTAAAAATGATAATGAATTCCATTACAATCAGGCGAATGAAGTGATGGTTAATGCTTTCAAAATGATAGTGAATTGTACACCTGTTGGTATGTTTCCTGATGTTGAGCAAACTCCAGATTTTCCAATTGATTTAGTTGGCGAAGATCATTTAGTAATCGATTTAATTTATAATCCTCAAGAGACTATTTTCTTAAAACAAGCAAGAGAACATGGTGCAGATATTTTAAATGGCCTATCTATGTTACAACACCAAGCGATTAAAGCTTGGGAGATATGGAATGCTTGA
- a CDS encoding ATP-binding protein produces MDKLYSYINQGEHQQQDFKFRVDDAKKIARTMAAFANTDGGRLLIGVKDNGKVVGINPEEEFHMIQGAAEMYCRPAISFTSQIHQEKHKLVLEIVIEAVENKPIRAIDEDGNFKSYVRFEDHTLLGNKILEGVWKREKNKTSVPEVFDTNEQLILSCIKEEGPITLSKLYRKINLKKAYIDKVLILLISWNIVSMQMSENGTFYKLSS; encoded by the coding sequence ATGGATAAACTTTATTCATATATCAATCAAGGGGAGCATCAGCAGCAAGATTTTAAGTTTCGAGTGGACGATGCAAAGAAGATTGCTCGGACGATGGCTGCTTTTGCAAATACGGATGGAGGGAGATTGTTAATAGGAGTGAAGGATAATGGAAAAGTAGTTGGAATAAATCCTGAAGAAGAATTTCATATGATACAAGGAGCTGCGGAAATGTATTGCAGACCCGCAATCTCTTTTACTTCACAAATCCATCAGGAAAAACATAAGCTTGTACTTGAAATTGTTATAGAAGCTGTAGAAAATAAACCTATACGAGCGATAGATGAAGATGGAAATTTTAAAAGTTATGTACGTTTTGAGGACCATACTCTACTTGGAAATAAAATATTAGAAGGAGTGTGGAAGAGAGAAAAAAATAAAACCTCTGTTCCCGAGGTGTTTGATACAAATGAACAGCTTATTCTTTCTTGTATAAAGGAAGAAGGTCCTATTACATTAAGTAAATTATATCGTAAAATAAATTTAAAGAAAGCCTATATAGATAAGGTATTGATTTTATTGATTTCATGGAATATTGTTTCTATGCAGATGAGTGAAAATGGCACCTTTTACAAGCTTTCCTCATAA